atagtcatggaattctggacaatatcatatctaacaataaaaatattcacagatttgggtccgagagacaaaatctcatcaaatgggggtctgtgactctaatgtggactaaactaggggtccttcatatgaaaaagtttgagaatcactgccttaGTGCCTGTCCCTGCTTAAACAACCAGCTACCTCAATGTTCTTGGAGAGAGTCATCTTGTTCTCCTTGGCCATGGCCTCAGTGATCTCCACAGCCTTGGTGGAATTGTTCTGAGAGAGAAGCCACCTTGGAGATTCCGGGATGAACCTGCAAATTGAGAATTTCCATGAAGCCGAGCCAACAAACTGGATGTTATATATTGTAGATCTAATCCTCTAGAATCTTTGTATATCTTTTGAACCTTGAAGACAGAGTATCGAGGTGAGGAGGAACTTCTGCACACACACGTCATccggagattttttttcttatttctgtatCTGCTTTATTCAGATGATCCGTGTGTTTGCACTATATGAGCCTTGTTGGTTTGGTGTTTATCAAAGAAGATGgtgggaaatgggaaatgaCGTTGCTGTTTATTAATGcttttggggggaaaaacaacacactctatgaaccagtaatcccttaaaatacccttacatttacagtacacaattcaccccttaattcatgcaaaatccccttaaaatgagttatgggagttattaatggaggagaccccatcaaacaccccttaatgtttgactgcttactttataatttaatgtaaaattcagggagacaggaacttttccattaataactctgtaaacctgcacaaaaggcataaacaaatcccttaatttctaggaTCTCcatgaaccaacccatgaataaatcccttataaacctatgatactaaccttacttttttaaagccatgttatttttaatggataattaatgtttatgtaatggaggaattaaggacatttcaaattaaggggtttggttttgtagtggcatctgtgaaaacagagtttttcaggaatgaagagaaGCATATTTACAATGGGGCTTTAACAGATTTTCAAgagtcatgaaactcactcaccAAATAAATGACCATGTGAGCATTCAATTAAAgtaaaaaccaaaccaaaattATAGTTATGTGGTTTTTAACTGAAAGCAGCATTAGGCAAGATGCTTACATAAAAATCGACACCATAGATCTGccctatttatttcaaacagttacctctcactgccatttggggccactAACGTACAAAGTTGCCTAATGtaagctgtttttgtttttcaaaatcattACAAAAAGTAAATTCcctgtcattaaaaaaaatctgtttctgaataaagcataaaatacaTAAAGAAAGAGGGTGTTTCCATACCAATAGTAGGACAGGAAGATGATGTAGGGGACGGTGATGACCACCTGCAGCCAGCGCCAGTCAGTGATGAAGTAggcgaggagagggaggaggaggatgccaACGCTGAAGAACATCTGGTAGAGTACGCCTACTGTCCTCCTGTACTCCACCCCCACTATCTctgtgactgagagagaggagaagaagaaaggtgtTAAAATTGAGAGTGGATCACcagcaaaaaaaatcaatcactAAATGGAAATAGACCACAGCAATTTGGGTGctcatttaaagcaatattccacttagttttaacatgggggttatttggcacttgaccgccttgaaaaccagaatataaactaatcacccagattggatgcagctggacgagtttgtagcattcagatttttacttcccattaatttgaatgaggccacaaaaatagactgaaaacctaaaattagtatttaaaaataaaagcagatcCGGTCTCCCACACAGGAACTagctctcctaaatggtatccctccgctatgttctcttctatcaataaaaatgctatttgttGAAATTATGTTCTGAAacgttggaccaacagtcagttgaaaatcacagcagcaggatctgttgttgaatctgttcaccaacgtgttcaatgtcagttttcaggctattttcatggcctcattcaaatgaatgggaagtaaaaatctgaacgttACAAACTCGGCGTTTTCATAGtggtcaagtgctgaataacccccatgttaaaactaagtggaatattgctttaatgctTGAGATAGGTTTGTTTGGGAGATCCTTGAAAGTCCCTTGGCAAGATTGATCTGTTCATCTTTGTCATTTTCAAATCAATATTCATGCTACTTCCCTTATTTTGAAGAGTTTAAAGAcgataaaaaatgttttcaaaagcaTTGACTTTTTTTGGCCAAGAAAGACATTCTTTGCTTAAGGTTAAATCATGGTGTCCTTACTCAAAACATATCCAGCCACCCAGCCTCCTTTCACACCAAAGCCATAGAGAGTTCTGAATACTAGCAAAGACACATAGTTAGGAGCCACGGCCACCAGGATCCCTGCGATGCCGTTCAGCAGGTTGGACATCAGGAAACTCATCTTCCTGCCAAACCTGCAGACGGAGAGAGGAACGAACAAGAGACAAACTGACTGTCTTTCAATGGTCTAATCTCtccatcattcattcatgtattcattcTCTCAGTTTTGGTGCTATATGTAGCATTGTCAATCAATCAGGTAGCATCAATCTGTctttgtcaaatgaattgtgataccttggtatgaTTACCgtaaataaatgagaccatggtggagacgattggtcacCTCTATCTCATGctagtggtattgttagtgctagtgtgtCTCAAAATTAAGCCcccatttcccataaaccccgttgctccttgtcttccctccctcccccttcctggcgtctttgtctttactgaagaggataaacatgttggaagtgattttttccgTCAGCCTTTCATTCTTTCCACCATCTTCCATCACCAGAAACtgtgaaagctttagctctgtttccgctggaagaacagcgccctcttcctgttttgtgccgtaaagcaatttCCCTTTGTGCCATAGAGCAATCGAGCcgatttcctgccaaatccgACCTGATGACACACAGTGTaaaatcttctcagtgatggtcttgttttATGGTAACTACACAAATGTCAAAATCAATGTGGAAATtatttattgatgctaaaatcatacacatagcacctttaatccATTTCAGGGATGTGGGGGATTGGAGCCTTTCCTAGCATACACGGGGTggaaatatttcatattttcattcataagCTCATTTCACTCACTATATTGTTTATCTGTaccactatatactgtatatagtctGTCTCATCGAAATCATCAATAATTTTGCTTTTGAAATTCACCTTTCTATGGGACAAAATGATCTGTGGCACAATCTACCCCATAATCTAGGCAATTAAGCGATAACTATTATGCTACGTTCATGTGCCGGTGGGAAAGTCCATCATTCAGGACTTACAAATGTTAGAGAACACCTgatcagttcaattcaattgaCCGCATCCATACTCTCACATCTCACCTGCCGACCAGGAAACAACActaaccaatcagagccttACCTGTCGGCCAGGTAGCCAATAGCGATGCTCCCAACCAGGAAGCCCACATTGAGAGTGGCTTGGTACATATCCACCAGCCAGCTATCGGAACACACCAGGTCAAACtgcaaccaacacacacacacacacacacacacacagttagttaCATTCGTCTCTTATTTTTGagattttttgtctttcttaaagcaatattcatGAGGGTTTTAACATgagggttatttggcacttgaccaccatgaaaaccagaaataTACCACAAATAaaccccatgttaaaactaagtggaatattgctttaagaacTTGTGTCAACTTGGGTCAACTACTATCCTTTCATATATGAAATATTTTcaacatttctttcatttttggcAACATTGAGGGAATTAAGTTTGTAAGTATTTCGCCATATACTGTAGTAAATATGTCCTCTATCTGGCTAATTCTAAGTTAaaattaataaacatttttgTAGTTCCTCaatctttaaataaataaaaagaaagagttcCTTATGAGAACAGGCAACAATGCACATGCCTCTTGCACATTGTCACTTTTCTGTACATTTGGTTCTTCCATCTGGACTTTTGTTAATGTGAACAGCTGAtaatgcacatatccaaatcTGCATGTTCTGCAGGTTATCTACATgtgtaaattgaatatatttgataaggtgaaTCGTTTTTATACATCTAGACACTCTGCCTACATATGTATGGCTTTCTGTAGATGATGTACATTTTGTACATCATGAATCTATACTGGAaattcccttcttttttttatattcccatactctctccctcttgaatatattatttttcataatttctcatagtgcatacatttcattttgatttgataTTGTACATATCTTCATTTTTCCCAGCATGTTCAAATGCTGTTGTTTTGCACACCCTCGTTATGCTGTAACGTATATTTTTTCATAGTTattattcatacatttccacttaaaatgtatgaatgttgGAATTATCAGTTATGTTTTCTGTAATACCTGCCATTTGCTATAGCCtacttatttatattctattcttcCTTGCTGCATCCTATTACAGCTGCATTTTTGGCTGCATCggtttatataaccccacaattctttgtattttattttattgtatttattttattgtaaattatttgttataaatgtatttattttttattttttatcttttatatctttatctttttaaatatgattttaatgcactttcactttttatatcttttattacctgtctttaattttttttttttttaatttccccaAACAGGGAAGTTCCATCTTGTTGCATCTCATCTTACCTCAGTAACAAAGGACTGCCTTCCCTCATAGTCGTACTCCCAGCCGTCTCTGCAGGCCGTCGTGGGCGTTTTGCTGAGGTCCAGTTCCACAGAGTCACAGGTGAGTGCGGTGGTGTTCCAGTCCACCTCGTACTGCTCAcagctgctgtgttgcagcACTCCGGAGCTGTTGACCAGGGGCAGCGTCAGCCTGCGACTGTCCGCCAGGCTCCAGCCGCAGGCCCGCCTCCTCTCCGCCACCCCGGGGTCCCGACACCAGTGATCCGGGGTGAAACCCTGGAACACGATGCCCACGTACACCCCGGCCCACGGCATGGACACCATACACAGCAGGGCGAAGATGCGCTTCTGGCAGCGGCCGAACTTGCCGGCTTCCTCCAAGATGTCGTCGAAGGTGGTCATGGCTGCGTTCGGATGCGAGTTTTCTCTCGACGAATAACCGTGGCCGCTGTCAAACAGTCTTGTAAATTTGTCTACAGCCTCACCAGCGAGGATGTTGAGCGTCCCTCGACAGCGTGTCCAGTGAGGTGTTTGTCGATTTGGGTTTTTAACAGGGCAAGATGGAGCAAAGGTCCACACGAATGCGTTGGTGTCACACTACAGGCTGAGCAGCAGAGCGTTAAAACACGTTTGTTATCACGTATTCAGACGTCACAAGTAGTAACACACTTGACgccctcccttctcttcttcatttggcacagttaacacacacatgcatgcactgaCATGGACACAGGTACttttacacactctctctctctcacacacacacacacacacacagagtcaagcTGTCAATCAGTACCATCTGTAGGCATAGGTCCAACACAGGTCTACTTTAAAGGTATCTGACAACGATCTGAATGCTGGTCTTTTCAGTAAAGGGAATATCAGCTAATTGTTTTCAACAAACACACTGAAGAACACCATCTtcttcagtgtgtttgtcaTCAGTGAACTATCTCAACTAGATTCCAAAATTAGgagttaaagtgaaaaaaaaatgacataaaggATTGCAACATTTGTAAATCCCATTACAATAAGTCTGTTGAATTCTTGTAAAGGACAGAGAACATCATTCAAACAACGCTTGTTTGATTTAACCTACTGAACAATAACTATGTATAGTAACTACATACTGGAACACGTGATGTTCAGTATGTATGCAATTACATTCTTGTCCATGAGTCACTCATTCTGTAGTTACAATGAAACCACAACAACGATCAACAGCTGATCTCTTATTTATTCAAATAATGCAATATTTTTACATCGACATTTTCTTTAAATAGGAAAACAGGCAAAAAGCTGTAAAACATTTCAGAGAACATAACTTACA
This genomic stretch from Centroberyx gerrardi isolate f3 chromosome 18, fCenGer3.hap1.cur.20231027, whole genome shotgun sequence harbors:
- the LOC139917675 gene encoding solute carrier family 22 member 2-like, giving the protein MTTFDDILEEAGKFGRCQKRIFALLCMVSMPWAGVYVGIVFQGFTPDHWCRDPGVAERRRACGWSLADSRRLTLPLVNSSGVLQHSSCEQYEVDWNTTALTCDSVELDLSKTPTTACRDGWEYDYEGRQSFVTEFDLVCSDSWLVDMYQATLNVGFLVGSIAIGYLADRFGRKMSFLMSNLLNGIAGILVAVAPNYVSLLVFRTLYGFGVKGGWVAGYVLITEIVGVEYRRTVGVLYQMFFSVGILLLPLLAYFITDWRWLQVVITVPYIIFLSYYWFIPESPRWLLSQNNSTKAVEITEAMAKENKMTLSKNIETLKDDNADSTTASFMDLVRTPKMRKHTLILSYNWFTSAVVYQGLIMRLGILGGNVYIDFLISGLVEFPAAFLILFTIERIGRRYPFAAANIVAGASCFITAFIPESMFWFKTVVACIGRLGITMAFEMVVFVNTELYPTFVRNLGVSVCSTLCDVGGIVAPFLLYRLAVIWLELPLIIFGSLAFLAGGLVLLLPETRGVPLPDTIDDIEFPERAKENAALKNQQLANLLPTSNVTTNKDPATV